Below is a window of Pseudomonas sp. B21-040 DNA.
TTACTTTTTTGCCCGCCTTGTGCGGGTTTTTTTTGGGGAGAAATCCATGATCCCGATGTTTCGCATCGTGGCCGATGGCGCCGATATCACCGGCCTGATCAACGATCGGCTGATTCAACTCAGCACCACCGACAAGCCGGGCATGGATTCGGACACGTTCGAGTTGCGCATTGATGATCGCGATGGCCTGGTAACGCTGCCCCGGCGCGGCATCGGCATCGAGGTGTACCTGGGCTATGTCGAGACGGGCGTGGCCCGCCTGGGCCGTTATGTGGTCGATGAGGTCACGGTGTCCGGCCCGCCGGATACCATCGTGATCAAAGGCAAAGCCAGCGACATGCGCGGCAGTGGCAAGACCATCCGCAGCGGGAGCTGGGAGGACGTGCCATTGTCGAAGATCGTCGGCGACATCGCCGCGCGCAATGGCTGGGCGGCGGGGTGTCCGGTGCCGACCAAGGTCGCCCGGGCGGACCAGCTCGGCGAGTCGGACTTTAATTTCATCACGCGCCTGGCTAAGCAATACGACTGTACGGCCAAGGTCGCCGACGGCAAATTGTTGGTCATGCCGCGTCAAGGTGGGCAGACGGCCAGCGGCAAGGCCTTTGGTGCGATCACCCTGACCCGGGCGGACGTCAGTCGCTGGCAGTTCAACCTGGGCGACCGCAACACGCACAAGTCGGTGGGGGCCAAACACCAAGACAAGAAAACCGGCCAGCTGGTGGTCGTCTCGCTGGAGAATGACGACCTGCCGACCGGCCTGCCGGCGGTGCATACCGATCGGCATATCTACCCCAACAAAACCGCCGCCGAGGCCGCCGCCAAGGCGCGGTTGGCCGCGTTCAACCGATCGAGCGCCGGCGTGCGGTTTGAGATGCCGGGCCGCACGGACCTGTTTGCCGAACGCCCGCTCATTGCCCAGGGCTTCAAGGTCGGCCTCGATGGCGAGTACCTGACCGACTCCGTCGAGCAGGTCTACACCCAAGCGGGCTGGTCGACCACCGTCGAGTGCAATGGCAGCAAGACCGGCAAGGCGAAAGCCAAGGGTAAGAAACTGAAAAAGGTCGCGAAGCCGCTCAAGGTGGTGACCCTGTAATCGCGCATTTGCGCATCCCGGCCGCCGCGTGCGGTTTTTTTACGCCTGGAGTTTGTATGTCCTTAACCGAGCCACAGTTACAACGCATCATGCCGAACGCCCGCCGCCAAGCGGGCGTTTTTGTGTCCGCCCTCAATGCCGCCATGGCGCATCGGCAAATCAACACGCCGAAACGCCAAGCCGCGTTCCTGGCTCAGGTGGGCCATGAGTCGGGCCAACTGCAGTATGTCCGGGAACTGGGTGGCGATCAGTACCTGAGCAAATACGACACCGGCAATCTGGCGGTGAAACTGGGCAACACACCTGACCCCGACGGTGATGGTCAGCGTTATCGTGGTCGCGGCCTGATCCAGATCACCGGCCATAGCAACTACCTGCGCTGCAGCCTGGCCTTGTTCGGCGACGAGCGATTGCTACGCACGCCCGAGCTGCTGGAGCTGCCGCAATGGGCGGCTGAGTCGGCCGCGTGGTTCTGGTGGATACGGGAGCTGAACGCTTTGGCCGATCGGGATGAATTCAACGCGATCACACACAAGATCAACGGCGGCCTCAATGGCCTGCAGGATCGGCTGGAGCTGTGGGAGCGGGCGAGGGCAGTGCTATGCGTATCGTCGACCTGATCCTCGCGCCGTACCGGTTGTTAGCCGTTGGCGTGCTGCTGACCGCATTGGTCGGCGGATCCGCCGTGTCGGCCTGGAAGGTTCAGGACTGGCGCTACGGCCAGCAACTCGCCGAACAGGCCAGCTTGCACAAGGACGATTTGATCGCCATCAGCAACGCCGCAGCTGGCCAGATGCGTGCGGCACAGGACAATCGCCTAGCCCTGGAGCAGCGGCTGTCAGCCAGTGAACAAACCCATTACCGAGTCTTAAGCGATGCCCAACGTGATCAAAGTCGCCTGCGCGATCGGCTTGCCACTGCTGATGTGCGCCTGTCAGTCCTACTCGAAGCCACCGATTCAGCCAGCGGCTGCGCAGTGTCAGCCCCGACCACAACCGGCGGCATGGTTCATGGCCCCACAAGAGCCCAACTTGACCCAGCGCATGCTCAACGAATTATCGGCATCACCGATGTCGGCGATCAAGGACTGATCGCCTTGGCGGCCTGTCAGGCGTACGCCAAAGAAGTCTCAACACCGAAGTGAAAAAGAGCGGCCGGAGTGGATGCGTCAACATCCCACCCGACCGCCGTCCCTGCAGATGGTCCCTGCAAGTCCAGCCAAGGCTCTTACTCCGTGCACGAAGCGCGGCGAGCCTAGCACCTGTTTATCCATACAGTAAAGGTCTTGCTCTCTATGTCTACACCCATCATCCCTTGGATGGGCGGCAAACGCCGCCTGGCCGATCGTCTCATTCCACTTTTCCCACCCCACGAATGCTACGTCGAAGTCTTTGCCGGCGGTGCCGCGCTGTACTTCATGCGACCCCAGGCCGCGCCGGTTGAGGTCCTCAACGACATCAACGGCGACTTGGTCACGCTGTACCGCGTCGTGCAAAACCACCTCGAGGAGTTCGTGCGCCAATTCAAATGGGCACTCAGCTCACGCCAGGTGTTCGAGTGGCAGAAGATGACCCGTCCCGAAACCCTCACCGACATCCAGCGCGCCGCCCGATTCTTCTACCTGCAACACCATGCGTTCGCCGGCAAGGTCACCGGGCAAACCTTCGGGACCGCGACCACAGGCCCAGCCATCAACTTGCTGCGGATTGAGGAAAACCTCTCGGCCGCTTGGCAGCGTTTGTCCGGTACCTACGTCGAAAACCTGCCCTGGCTTGAATGCGCGGAACGCTACGATCGTTCTCATACTTTCCACTACATGGACCCACCGTACTGGCAGACCGCTGGTTATGGCGTGGACTTTCCTTTTGAAAACTACGAACGTATGGCCGAATTCATGCGTCGTTGCAAAGGCAGGGTGATGGTCAGCATCAACGACCATCCGGACATCCGTCGGGTGTTCGAGGGCTTTCACTTTGAAACGCTGGACGTTCGCTACAGCAATACCAATCAGCGGCAATGGAAAGTCGAGGTGAGCGGCGAGTTGGTGATTATGAACTGGACGCCTGAGGACCTAGGCGGACTGTTCTAAGACTAAGATGAAGAAAATTACGAACTGAAAGCAGTCCCACTTGGTCAGCAAGCAGCAACCCTTAGGGAGACGCTGCAAAAATAGCCAACCGTCCCCACCCTTGGCACACTGAGTACCTTCAACCAGCCACCCTCTCCGTGAGCGTTACGCGCGTGCAGAAGACCTTCTCCGAACTCGAATACACCGGCAAGAAAAAGCAGACTCGCCGAGATCGCTTCCTGGCTGACCTTGAACAGCTGGTGCCCTGGGCACAACTGGAGGCGCAAGTGGCGCCGTTCTATAGCGACACCACAGGCAAGCGCGGACGCCCTGCGATTGGGTTGTCACGCATGCTGCGCATGTATGTCGTGCAGCAGTGTTTCGGTTTCTCCGATGAAGGTTGCGAAGATGCCGTCTACGACAGCCAGGCCATCCGTGGTTTTATGGGCATCGACCTGGGCCGCGAGTCGGCACCGGATGCCACTACCTTGCTGCGTTTTCGCCGCTTGCTGGAAACCCATCAGCTAACGCGGGTGCTGTTTGAAACGATTAACCTGCATCTGGCCAGCCGGGGTCTGCTGCTCAAGGAAGGCACTATCGTCGACGCTACCCTGATCGCCGCGCCGCCCTCGGTCAAGAACCGAGAAGGCAAGCGTGATCCTGAGATGCATCAGGCCAAGAAAGGCAATCAATGGCACTTCGGGATGAAGGCCCACATTGGTGTCGACGCCACGTCGGGGCTGGTGCACAGCATGGTCGGGACGGCCGCCAACGTGGCCGATGTCACCCAGTTCGACCAACTGCTGCACGGTGCCGAAACCTATGTTTCGGGTGACGCTGGATACACCGGTGCGGCCAAGCGACCGGAGCATGCCGAACGGGACGTTATCTGGTCGATTGCAGCCCGGCCAAGCAGTTACAAGCAGCACGACGAAGG
It encodes the following:
- a CDS encoding phage late control D family protein: MIPMFRIVADGADITGLINDRLIQLSTTDKPGMDSDTFELRIDDRDGLVTLPRRGIGIEVYLGYVETGVARLGRYVVDEVTVSGPPDTIVIKGKASDMRGSGKTIRSGSWEDVPLSKIVGDIAARNGWAAGCPVPTKVARADQLGESDFNFITRLAKQYDCTAKVADGKLLVMPRQGGQTASGKAFGAITLTRADVSRWQFNLGDRNTHKSVGAKHQDKKTGQLVVVSLENDDLPTGLPAVHTDRHIYPNKTAAEAAAKARLAAFNRSSAGVRFEMPGRTDLFAERPLIAQGFKVGLDGEYLTDSVEQVYTQAGWSTTVECNGSKTGKAKAKGKKLKKVAKPLKVVTL
- a CDS encoding glycoside hydrolase family 19 protein; translated protein: MSLTEPQLQRIMPNARRQAGVFVSALNAAMAHRQINTPKRQAAFLAQVGHESGQLQYVRELGGDQYLSKYDTGNLAVKLGNTPDPDGDGQRYRGRGLIQITGHSNYLRCSLALFGDERLLRTPELLELPQWAAESAAWFWWIRELNALADRDEFNAITHKINGGLNGLQDRLELWERARAVLCVSST
- a CDS encoding lysis protein; its protein translation is MRIVDLILAPYRLLAVGVLLTALVGGSAVSAWKVQDWRYGQQLAEQASLHKDDLIAISNAAAGQMRAAQDNRLALEQRLSASEQTHYRVLSDAQRDQSRLRDRLATADVRLSVLLEATDSASGCAVSAPTTTGGMVHGPTRAQLDPAHAQRIIGITDVGDQGLIALAACQAYAKEVSTPK
- a CDS encoding DNA adenine methylase, producing MSTPIIPWMGGKRRLADRLIPLFPPHECYVEVFAGGAALYFMRPQAAPVEVLNDINGDLVTLYRVVQNHLEEFVRQFKWALSSRQVFEWQKMTRPETLTDIQRAARFFYLQHHAFAGKVTGQTFGTATTGPAINLLRIEENLSAAWQRLSGTYVENLPWLECAERYDRSHTFHYMDPPYWQTAGYGVDFPFENYERMAEFMRRCKGRVMVSINDHPDIRRVFEGFHFETLDVRYSNTNQRQWKVEVSGELVIMNWTPEDLGGLF
- a CDS encoding IS5 family transposase, translating into MQKTFSELEYTGKKKQTRRDRFLADLEQLVPWAQLEAQVAPFYSDTTGKRGRPAIGLSRMLRMYVVQQCFGFSDEGCEDAVYDSQAIRGFMGIDLGRESAPDATTLLRFRRLLETHQLTRVLFETINLHLASRGLLLKEGTIVDATLIAAPPSVKNREGKRDPEMHQAKKGNQWHFGMKAHIGVDATSGLVHSMVGTAANVADVTQFDQLLHGAETYVSGDAGYTGAAKRPEHAERDVIWSIAARPSSYKQHDEGSVLYRVKRKIEYAKAQLRAKVEHPFQVIKVRFNHRKVRYRGLEKNTAQLFSLFGLANLMLAKRYLQRAAG